CTGCGGGCTCGTCGAGGTCGGCAGCGTAGTCTTCGACGGGCCGGACCCACTCCCGGGTGACGTCGGTGACGTGGGCCGGGAGCGTGGCGGTGTGGACGTGGTAGTCGTGGCTGAGGTGGTCGAGTAGCCAGCGGACCGGGGCGTGACTGGGGCGGTTGCCCCAGCCGAGGACGAACAGTAGGTCGGGATCGGCGTCGTCGCCGAAGCGGTCGAACTCCATGGCCCTCGTTTGCGTGGCCTACAGAAAAGATTCTGGCTCGGACCAACCGCGATTGCTACAGACAACAACGTCTCGAAAGCCCTCACCACGATCGCACCGGAAGACGTTCCTGCTCGCTTCGCTCGCGCCTCCCGCACCCCCGGTCGCGGCTGTCGCCGCGAGAGCAAGCTCTCGCGAGCCCTGCGTCGCTTCGCTCCGCAGGACGCCGCGACACGCTTCCTGACCGCCCCGCGGTGGCCGAGAGTGAGTGCCACGACGACAGTCGTGGCCGAGCGTAGTGAGAGAGCGACGCTCTCTCGGACCTCGCGGTGTAACCGCGAGAACCCGGGGAAGGGCAGGCCTGCTGTGCGGTTCTGTTGCGGAACCTGGCGGATGAAAGGGCGAGGCTCGCGTGGCGGCAGGGAGACGGCGTCGCCGTCTCCATTCGAGGCGGTGAAACCGCCTCGCAGCCGCCACGTTTGAGGAGGTCGGTGCAACCGACCTCCCGCTGGCGCTGAAAGAGCGTCGCTGAGCGACCTCTATCCGAATCCAGTGAGGATATGTCGCTCAGCGGCCGCCAGCGAGTCGAGGGCTTTCCCGCGTTGTTGAACCCTGCTGTAACACCTCAGTCTCCTAGCCAGCGAGTGGAGGGCGTTCCGTGCTTGTTCACGTTGCAGTACCGACTACTTCGAGGAAATCGTTTTCCGGGTCGACCGCCCACACCAACCCAATGACCGATTTCACACGCGAGGCGGCCATCGACCGCGCCGAGGCGATCGTCGACGCGGTCGAAACGGAGCCGATGCCCGTGCCCGTCCGGGAGGTCTGGGTCTACGGCGACGTCGCCCTGGGGATGGACCCGATCGAGCGCCTGGACGTCTACGTGACCAAGGACATCCTGTTCGGTCGGGACGGCGACGCGGCCGAGCGCTTCCGGGAGAGCCACGGCGTCGAGGGCGTCGGCGAGACCGTCAGCGCCGAGTGGGCCGACCAGTACCCCGAGCACATCCGCACCAACCCCAGCGGCCACGTCGCCCCCGAGAAGTGCCTGGCGGCCCACCTGCTCGAGGACGACGAACCGATCCACCTCGAAGTCTGCAACGCCAGTTTCGAGGACAACGTCACCCAGCGCCTCCGCGGAGCACAGACCAGAGACAACTGGGAGCAACTACTGGACCCTCGCGGCGTCTGCCTGTGGCTGAGCGACGGCGAGGAGAGTCAGCGCAGCGACGACGCCTTCGAAAAACTTCGTAACGGTGAGCTGGTCTTCCCGACGCTCTCGGAGTCGTTGACGATGCTCGGTCTCGACGAGGGGCAAGCGAGCGAGGCCGCCGAAGCAGTCGAGGCCTTCAGACAGCGCCAGGACGGTCGTTCGGTCCGGGGCGACGTGGTGTGATCCCGAGTAACGACTGGCCTCTCACACGCGGCCGACGGTGACGTAGAAGGGGACGACTTCGCGGCGACGGTACTCTTCGGCTTGCATCTGCTCGACCACCGACCGGCCCATCTCGCGCCACCGTTCGCGGAGGCGTTCGTAGCTCTCGGCACTGTCGCCAGCGACGATCTCGGCGCGGTTGCTCGCCAGTCCGTCACCAGTCACTTTCCGGCGGGCGGCTTCCAGGGCCTGTTCGGAGTAGGGGGGTTCGACGGTCCGCTCGTGGTCGTACCGTTGGGTTCGAACGTCGGTGAGGCCAGCGTCCTCGAACAGTCTCCGGGTGTCTGCACCCATCGCCACGTCGGTCTCGACCCCGGCGAGGTAGTGCCGACGGGCGCGACGAGCCAGCGCGGGCTCTGCCTCGACCGTCGAGTCGACGGTGACGGCGCTGTTGTCCGGTTCGATCGCAGCGACCAGCTCCGACGACACCCGACACAACTCCTCGACGGCGGCCGCTGGCTCGGGGAGGTTGATCAGCAGTGCCTGACAGACGGCCAGATCGAAGGCGTCCTCATAGAAGGGGAGTCGCGTGGCGTCGCCGAGCACGCGCGGGGGGTCGAGATGAGCCAACAGTTCGGAGTCGGCGTCACAGCCGACCACGGATCCGGGCGTCTCCGCGCGGAGGACGCGCGTGAGTTCGCCCGTGCCACAGCCGACGTCGAGCACGCGCTCGCGGGTTTCCAGTTCGAGGTCCGCGAGCGCGTCGCGGCTGTCGGCCCACATGCCCTCGCGGGTGGTTTCGAGGTACTCGGCGCTGAACTGGCGCACATTCGGGGTAGCCGGCGTGGCGGCAAAAACGAACCGGGTTCGGGGTGGCTGCTGTAACGAGTTACCGCGACGACCGAACGCTGTCCTGTGATCGATGCGGGACAGACTTCCAGCGATCCCTCTCAGCGCTCTCGGAGCGTCACTTCGTAGCCTTCGACGTCTTCGACGAACGCACCGGGCCCGCCGACGGTCACGACGTCGTCGTCGGCCGTGCGGACGAAGAGGCTGTTCTCGACGGGAAAGGAGTTGGTGATCGGCGAGACGAAGCTCTGTCTCACGTTGCAGACAGCACCTTCCAGCGTCACTTCCTCGGTCGTTCCCACGTACTTGCCACGGACTGCCGCGTCGAGGTCACGACCCTCTCGGAGGTGCAGGGTCGCGTTGACGACCGTCGTCGGGAAGTTTCGGTAGGTCGCGGGGAGCGGATCCGGCTCGCCGATGTACTCCTCGGTGGCCCGGTTCCAGGTGTTCCCGATGACGGTGCTGAACAGGTGCGTCCGAACGAGCGGGTGGCTAAACAGGACGCCTTCGTCGTCGTTCAGCGGCTCTTCGAAGACCAGTTCGTTGGCACAGAGACCGTCGCGGTCGTCGGCCGTGCAGATGACCGACAGCGGACCGGCGTCCTCCCAGACGTGGACCACGCGAGCGACGTCTTCGAAGCGGTCGTCCTCCACACCGCTGGTCAGCAACAACACGAGCACGCCTCGGTCGAGCGCGTCTTCGAGCGCGGGTCGTACCCGATCTAGAATCGCGCTGGATCCCGAGAGGAGTAGCTCTTCGTCGGCGCTCTCGACGAGCACGCGGAGCGCCGACTCGGCGGCTTCGGGTGTGCTGAACGGCTCGAACCGATAGCTCGCCATACCCCTCTCTCGGAGCGAGTGGATAAAAAAGTGTGAGCAGTCAAGCTTTATCACACACAGACGTACACTAAGAGACATGACGACCGCGGCGGCCACGGTACTCGTCGTCGACGACACAGCGGCGGCCGCGGAGACGGCGTCGCGGCTCGAAGACGGACTCGACAGCGTTCGGACGGTGACTGCGGCGACCATCCCCGAGGCGATGGCGGTCGTCGAGAC
The Halapricum salinum genome window above contains:
- a CDS encoding DUF7095 family protein yields the protein MTDFTREAAIDRAEAIVDAVETEPMPVPVREVWVYGDVALGMDPIERLDVYVTKDILFGRDGDAAERFRESHGVEGVGETVSAEWADQYPEHIRTNPSGHVAPEKCLAAHLLEDDEPIHLEVCNASFEDNVTQRLRGAQTRDNWEQLLDPRGVCLWLSDGEESQRSDDAFEKLRNGELVFPTLSESLTMLGLDEGQASEAAEAVEAFRQRQDGRSVRGDVV
- a CDS encoding TrmB family transcriptional regulator sugar-binding domain-containing protein, translating into MASYRFEPFSTPEAAESALRVLVESADEELLLSGSSAILDRVRPALEDALDRGVLVLLLTSGVEDDRFEDVARVVHVWEDAGPLSVICTADDRDGLCANELVFEEPLNDDEGVLFSHPLVRTHLFSTVIGNTWNRATEEYIGEPDPLPATYRNFPTTVVNATLHLREGRDLDAAVRGKYVGTTEEVTLEGAVCNVRQSFVSPITNSFPVENSLFVRTADDDVVTVGGPGAFVEDVEGYEVTLRER
- a CDS encoding class I SAM-dependent methyltransferase; the encoded protein is MRQFSAEYLETTREGMWADSRDALADLELETRERVLDVGCGTGELTRVLRAETPGSVVGCDADSELLAHLDPPRVLGDATRLPFYEDAFDLAVCQALLINLPEPAAAVEELCRVSSELVAAIEPDNSAVTVDSTVEAEPALARRARRHYLAGVETDVAMGADTRRLFEDAGLTDVRTQRYDHERTVEPPYSEQALEAARRKVTGDGLASNRAEIVAGDSAESYERLRERWREMGRSVVEQMQAEEYRRREVVPFYVTVGRV